A single window of Psychromonas ingrahamii 37 DNA harbors:
- the rbsK gene encoding ribokinase — translation MNKLVVLGSVNADHVLQVPSFPRPGETLHGTGYAVIPGGKGANQAVAAARLGADVAFIACLGDDSFGINIRDAFKSDGINVDGVMIEKNTPTGIAMIQVSATGENSICISAEANNHLTPERIKPFSSLISAAEILLMQLETPIETIQAAAETAKLAGTVVVLNPAPAQSLSDELLKLVDIITPNETEAEQLTGVQVKDMPSAQQAAEKLHDKGIEMVMITLGSEGVWLSQAGKGKQIKGFTVKAVDTTAAGDTFNGALLTRLLEKASVEESIRFAHAAAAITVTGKGAQTSIPDRQSVEKFLQQMDNK, via the coding sequence ATGAATAAATTAGTCGTTCTGGGCAGCGTTAACGCCGATCATGTTTTACAAGTTCCCTCTTTTCCGCGTCCCGGAGAAACTCTGCACGGCACAGGCTATGCTGTTATTCCCGGGGGAAAGGGCGCCAACCAGGCTGTCGCAGCTGCGCGTTTGGGCGCCGATGTGGCATTTATTGCCTGCTTGGGTGATGATAGTTTCGGGATTAATATTCGTGACGCTTTTAAAAGCGATGGAATCAATGTTGATGGGGTGATGATTGAAAAAAACACCCCAACAGGGATCGCAATGATTCAAGTATCGGCCACCGGAGAGAACAGTATTTGCATCTCAGCCGAAGCCAATAATCACCTCACACCTGAACGTATAAAACCTTTTTCCTCTCTTATTAGCGCAGCTGAAATATTACTGATGCAATTGGAAACGCCTATTGAAACGATCCAGGCCGCTGCTGAAACGGCAAAACTCGCCGGGACAGTGGTTGTCTTAAATCCGGCACCTGCGCAATCATTAAGCGATGAGTTGTTAAAACTTGTTGATATTATCACCCCCAATGAAACCGAAGCTGAGCAGCTTACGGGTGTTCAAGTCAAGGATATGCCCTCGGCACAACAAGCCGCTGAAAAGTTACATGACAAGGGTATCGAAATGGTAATGATAACCCTAGGCAGTGAGGGGGTATGGCTGAGCCAGGCTGGTAAGGGTAAGCAGATAAAAGGCTTTACCGTGAAAGCTGTGGATACAACAGCCGCAGGAGATACTTTCAACGGTGCGCTATTGACCCGCTTGCTGGAAAAGGCAAGCGTGGAAGAATCGATTCGTTTTGCCCATGCGGCTGCCGCGATCACGGTCACCGGTAAAGGGGCACAAACATCGATTCCAGATCGCCAGAGTGTAGAGAAATTTTTACAGCAGATGGACAATAAATGA
- the menB gene encoding 1,4-dihydroxy-2-naphthoyl-CoA synthase, whose translation MPEKEGYAPIAWKKSALNFTDILYHKADGIAKITINRPHIRNAFRPKTVNEMMQALQDARYDGDIGVIILTGQGPLSFCSGGDQSVRGDSGYKDESGGHHLNVLDFQRQIRTCPKPVIAMVAGYAVGGGHVLHMMCDLTIAADNAQFGQTGPKVGSFDGGWGASYMARIVGQKKAREIWFLCRMYDAQEALDMGMVNTVVPLVYLENETVKWCREILQNSPMALRCLKAALNADCDGQAGLQELAGNATMLFYMSEEGQEGRNAFNEKRKPDFSKFGRNP comes from the coding sequence ATGCCTGAAAAAGAGGGTTATGCACCCATTGCATGGAAAAAAAGCGCGTTAAACTTCACTGACATTCTCTACCACAAAGCCGATGGAATCGCCAAAATAACGATTAACCGTCCGCATATTCGTAACGCTTTTCGTCCAAAAACAGTGAATGAAATGATGCAGGCACTGCAGGATGCGCGTTATGATGGTGATATTGGTGTCATTATTCTTACCGGTCAAGGTCCCTTATCTTTTTGTTCTGGAGGGGATCAGAGCGTCCGTGGTGACTCCGGTTATAAAGATGAGAGCGGCGGTCATCATCTTAACGTTCTGGATTTTCAACGCCAGATTCGCACTTGCCCCAAACCTGTCATTGCTATGGTAGCGGGTTACGCAGTGGGTGGCGGTCATGTCTTACATATGATGTGCGATTTAACCATCGCGGCTGACAACGCACAGTTTGGTCAAACTGGCCCTAAAGTAGGCTCCTTTGATGGTGGCTGGGGGGCCAGTTATATGGCGCGCATCGTTGGTCAGAAAAAAGCACGCGAAATTTGGTTTTTATGCCGCATGTATGATGCGCAAGAAGCGCTGGATATGGGGATGGTCAATACCGTTGTTCCGCTTGTTTATTTAGAAAACGAAACCGTAAAATGGTGCAGAGAGATCCTGCAAAACAGCCCGATGGCATTGCGCTGCTTGAAAGCTGCATTAAATGCGGATTGTGACGGACAGGCCGGATTACAAGAGCTGGCCGGTAATGCCACTATGCTTTTTTATATGAGCGAAGAGGGGCAGGAGGGACGTAATGCTTTTAATGAAAAGCGTAAACCCGATTTTTCAAAATTTGGCCGAAACCCATAA
- the ilvM gene encoding acetolactate synthase 2 small subunit, with translation MKYLMIIQGENSPELLERLLRVIRHRGFFVQKINAECTGNGKLLHITVTVSSDRPVSLLSKQIEKIFGITQVAVLGQAPPVKESA, from the coding sequence ATGAAATACTTGATGATAATTCAAGGTGAGAATAGCCCTGAATTATTGGAACGACTGTTACGTGTTATTCGCCATCGCGGTTTCTTTGTGCAAAAAATAAATGCCGAATGTACCGGGAATGGTAAATTATTGCATATTACCGTGACTGTGAGCAGTGATCGCCCGGTGAGTTTATTAAGCAAGCAAATTGAAAAAATATTTGGCATTACGCAAGTTGCAGTACTCGGGCAGGCACCGCCAGTAAAAGAAAGTGCCTAG
- the rbsD gene encoding D-ribose pyranase, which translates to MKKTALLNAELSYLVASLGHFDEITICDAGLPIPNETQRIDLALTHGVPAFIDTVRVILSEMQITGVLLASEFKQVSPDLHRALIELVEQEKLAGSRIELIYISHEAFKERTSNSKAVVRTGECTPYANVIFQSGVVF; encoded by the coding sequence ATGAAAAAAACCGCACTGCTCAACGCTGAATTATCTTACCTGGTCGCTTCGCTGGGGCACTTTGATGAAATAACTATCTGTGATGCGGGATTGCCTATTCCAAATGAGACACAGCGAATTGATCTTGCCTTAACCCATGGTGTACCCGCCTTTATTGATACGGTTCGCGTGATCTTAAGTGAAATGCAAATTACAGGCGTTTTATTAGCCAGTGAATTCAAACAAGTCAGCCCTGATTTACACCGGGCATTAATTGAACTTGTCGAACAGGAAAAGCTTGCTGGCAGCAGGATAGAACTTATCTATATCAGCCACGAAGCCTTTAAGGAAAGAACATCGAACAGCAAAGCGGTGGTTCGCACGGGTGAATGTACTCCTTATGCCAATGTTATTTTCCAATCTGGTGTGGTTTTTTAG
- the rbsB gene encoding ribose ABC transporter substrate-binding protein RbsB — translation MKIFTKLITAAVISASFSAGAMAQDTIAMVVSTLNNPFFVSMKEGAEDKAKELGYELIVLDSQNDPSKELSNVEDLVVRGVKAILINPTDSDAVTNAIRIANQADIPVLTLDRGAAGGDVVTHIASDNIAGGEMAGKFINDKIGKNAKVVQLEGIAGTSAARERGEGFMKAVSTYNMDLLASQPADFDRTKGLNVMENLLASNPDTQAVFAQNDEMALGAIRAVQASGKKILVVGFDGTEGGIAAVKRGSLGATIAQQPRMIGSLGVESAAKVLKGEAVEKYIPVSLMMIVK, via the coding sequence ATGAAAATATTTACTAAACTGATTACCGCAGCTGTTATTTCAGCTTCTTTCAGTGCCGGTGCGATGGCTCAAGATACTATTGCTATGGTTGTTTCAACCTTAAATAATCCCTTTTTTGTGAGTATGAAAGAGGGGGCTGAGGATAAGGCAAAGGAACTAGGCTATGAGCTGATTGTGCTTGATTCACAAAATGACCCCAGCAAAGAGTTATCAAATGTTGAAGATCTTGTTGTTCGAGGCGTCAAAGCGATCTTAATCAATCCGACTGATTCCGATGCGGTGACCAATGCGATTCGCATTGCTAATCAAGCTGATATTCCGGTGTTAACACTCGACCGTGGTGCAGCAGGCGGTGATGTTGTTACTCATATTGCATCGGATAACATAGCCGGTGGCGAAATGGCTGGTAAATTTATTAATGATAAAATCGGCAAAAATGCCAAAGTGGTACAGCTGGAAGGTATTGCCGGTACATCGGCTGCGCGTGAGCGTGGTGAAGGATTCATGAAAGCTGTTAGCACCTACAACATGGATTTGTTAGCCAGCCAACCTGCCGATTTTGACCGTACCAAAGGTCTGAATGTAATGGAAAATCTTCTTGCCTCTAATCCGGACACCCAAGCTGTATTTGCCCAAAATGACGAAATGGCATTAGGGGCTATTCGTGCCGTGCAGGCATCGGGCAAAAAAATATTAGTGGTTGGTTTTGATGGAACAGAAGGTGGTATTGCCGCTGTAAAACGCGGATCGCTTGGCGCAACTATTGCTCAACAGCCTCGTATGATTGGTTCTCTCGGAGTTGAATCTGCAGCAAAAGTACTTAAAGGTGAAGCTGTTGAAAAATACATTCCAGTATCATTAATGATGATTGTTAAATAA
- the rbsC gene encoding ribose ABC transporter permease, whose product MNNKVSKTQANSKLFNKEWFIEQKSLIALILLIVVVAFMNEYFFTVNNLLNILRQTSVIAIIAAGMTLVILTAGIDLSVGSVLALCGAFAASMISLEIPIAIAVPISLLGGALLGCATGGIIAKGKVQAFIATLVMMTLLRGVTMVYTDGRPISAGYTDVADNFAWFGTGYVFGIPVPVWIMIAVFAAIWYLLNHTRFGRYVYALGGNESATRLSGINVDRVKIGVYAICGLLSALAGIIITSRLSSAQPTAGMGYELDAIAAVVVGGTSLAGGRGRITGTLIGALIIGVLNNALNLMDVSSYFQMIVKALVILLAVLVDNKQK is encoded by the coding sequence ATGAACAACAAAGTGAGCAAGACACAAGCCAACAGTAAGCTGTTCAATAAAGAATGGTTTATTGAACAAAAATCACTGATTGCATTGATTTTACTGATTGTCGTTGTGGCATTTATGAATGAATATTTTTTTACTGTCAATAATCTGCTTAATATTCTGCGCCAAACCTCGGTCATCGCGATTATTGCGGCGGGTATGACATTGGTCATATTAACCGCCGGTATTGATTTAAGTGTGGGGTCTGTTCTCGCTTTATGTGGTGCCTTTGCTGCCAGTATGATCAGCTTGGAAATACCTATTGCCATTGCCGTCCCCATCTCATTATTGGGTGGTGCATTACTGGGTTGTGCAACGGGAGGGATAATTGCCAAAGGCAAAGTACAAGCCTTTATTGCAACCCTGGTAATGATGACCTTACTCCGTGGGGTGACCATGGTATACACAGATGGACGGCCTATTTCGGCCGGGTATACCGATGTTGCGGATAATTTTGCCTGGTTTGGAACGGGTTATGTATTTGGTATTCCGGTGCCAGTTTGGATAATGATTGCGGTTTTTGCCGCCATCTGGTATCTGCTTAATCACACCCGTTTCGGCCGTTATGTTTATGCCTTAGGCGGTAATGAGTCAGCAACACGATTATCCGGGATAAATGTCGATCGCGTTAAGATCGGTGTTTATGCCATTTGCGGATTATTATCGGCACTTGCTGGGATTATTATTACATCGCGTTTATCCTCAGCACAACCGACAGCCGGAATGGGCTATGAGTTAGATGCTATTGCCGCGGTAGTGGTCGGCGGGACAAGTTTAGCGGGTGGTAGAGGACGAATTACGGGCACCCTGATTGGGGCTCTGATAATTGGTGTTTTAAACAATGCATTAAACCTAATGGACGTCTCATCCTATTTTCAGATGATTGTTAAAGCGCTGGTCATTCTGCTGGCTGTACTGGTCGATAATAAACAGAAATAA
- a CDS encoding substrate-binding domain-containing protein, which produces MATIKDVAKHAGVSTSTVSHVLNQTRYVSEDITARVKKAVDELQYAPSALARSLKLKYTHTFGMLVTTSANPFFAEVVKGVERRCYEQGYNLLLCNTEGDLERLRFNIDMLLQKRVDGLLLMSDEIVSQNLDIFARHKAVPTVVMDCGKTHFPADKIQDNSYLGGYLATQYLIKKGHRKIGCITGPINKPMAEKRWAGYQKAMQDAGLIINPDWLVDGNFECEGGQQALDKMLSRGTLPSALFVCNDMMALGVINSASKHGISIPDDLSIIGYDDIKIARFFTPSLTTIHQPKFNLGRKAFDTLLDKIQSKRENDLEIKLEPTLIERDSVKQIG; this is translated from the coding sequence ATGGCAACCATAAAAGATGTAGCAAAACATGCGGGCGTGTCTACTTCAACGGTCAGCCATGTTTTAAATCAAACACGTTATGTCAGCGAAGATATCACGGCTCGCGTAAAAAAGGCGGTCGATGAGCTGCAATATGCGCCGTCGGCCTTAGCGAGAAGCCTTAAGCTTAAATATACACATACCTTTGGTATGTTAGTGACAACCTCAGCGAACCCCTTTTTTGCGGAAGTGGTAAAGGGGGTTGAGCGCCGCTGTTATGAGCAAGGTTATAATTTACTGCTGTGTAATACGGAAGGCGATTTAGAGCGCTTACGTTTTAATATCGATATGCTGCTCCAAAAAAGGGTGGATGGACTATTACTGATGAGTGATGAAATCGTCAGTCAAAACTTAGATATTTTTGCCCGCCATAAAGCCGTGCCGACTGTTGTTATGGATTGTGGTAAAACGCATTTTCCGGCAGATAAAATCCAAGATAATTCCTATCTCGGTGGTTACTTAGCAACCCAGTATCTGATAAAAAAAGGTCATAGAAAAATTGGCTGTATTACTGGACCTATCAATAAACCCATGGCTGAAAAACGTTGGGCGGGTTATCAAAAAGCGATGCAAGATGCCGGGCTTATTATCAATCCTGATTGGCTGGTGGATGGCAATTTTGAATGTGAAGGGGGTCAACAAGCCTTAGATAAAATGTTGAGTAGGGGCACTTTACCCAGCGCACTTTTTGTTTGCAACGATATGATGGCATTGGGTGTTATTAACAGCGCCAGCAAACATGGCATCTCGATTCCCGATGATTTATCTATTATTGGCTATGATGATATAAAAATAGCCCGATTTTTCACTCCCTCATTGACCACTATCCATCAACCTAAATTTAATTTAGGGCGAAAAGCCTTTGATACCCTGTTAGATAAGATTCAAAGCAAAAGAGAAAATGATTTAGAGATAAAGCTGGAACCGACATTAATTGAGCGGGACAGTGTAAAGCAGATAGGTTAA
- the ilvD gene encoding dihydroxy-acid dehydratase, which yields MPQYRSKTSTHGRNMAGARALWRATGVKDDDFGKPIIAIANSFTQFVPGHVHLKDMGQLVAGAVEAAGGIAKEFNTIAIDDGIAMGHSGMLYSLPSRDLIADSIEYMVNAHCADAIVCISNCDKITPGMLMAALRLNIPVIFVSGGPMEAGKTKLSDQIIKLDLVDAMVMGPDKNVSDEDLAKVERSACPTCGSCSGMFTANSMNCLTEALGLSLPGNGSMLATHADREQLFLEAGERIVDITKRHYEQDDYSVLPRAIACREAFENAMALDIAMGGSTNTILHLLACAQEAELDYTVADMDEMSRRIPQLCKVAPSTPLYHMEDVHRAGGVMAILGELDRAGLLNSDIPTILSPTMKEQLAKYDIMQTDDPKIIDFYRAGPAGIRTVKPFSQSCRWDTVDNDRAAGCVRSLEHAFSTEGGLAVLFGNMAVDGAVVKTAGVDNDNLTFTGPAKIYESQDTAVAAILGGKVVEGDVVVIRYEGPQGGPGMQEMLYPTSYLKSMGLGKKCALVTDGRFSGGTSGLSIGHASPEAAAGGVIGLIEDGDIIDINIPTRTMDLKVSDEILAERRIAMDIHGWKPVSRERHVSTALKVYALMATSADKGAIRDISKLK from the coding sequence ATGCCACAGTATCGTTCAAAAACATCAACCCATGGCCGTAATATGGCGGGTGCTCGTGCACTATGGCGTGCAACTGGCGTGAAAGATGATGATTTCGGAAAACCAATCATTGCCATTGCTAACTCATTTACCCAATTTGTTCCCGGCCATGTGCATTTAAAGGACATGGGACAGCTTGTTGCAGGAGCCGTTGAAGCTGCAGGCGGTATCGCCAAAGAGTTTAATACTATTGCCATTGATGATGGTATTGCGATGGGTCACTCGGGCATGCTCTATAGTCTGCCCTCTCGTGATTTGATTGCTGATTCGATTGAATATATGGTCAATGCACACTGTGCCGATGCTATTGTTTGCATTTCCAACTGTGACAAAATCACGCCGGGAATGTTAATGGCGGCATTACGTTTAAATATTCCGGTTATTTTTGTTTCCGGTGGTCCGATGGAAGCGGGTAAAACCAAACTTTCAGATCAGATTATCAAGCTCGACTTAGTTGATGCGATGGTGATGGGACCGGATAAAAATGTTTCCGATGAAGATCTGGCTAAAGTTGAACGCAGTGCCTGCCCGACTTGTGGGTCATGCTCCGGTATGTTTACCGCCAATTCAATGAACTGTTTAACCGAAGCACTGGGGCTTTCATTACCGGGTAACGGCTCAATGCTTGCGACCCATGCTGACCGTGAACAACTGTTTTTAGAGGCCGGTGAACGTATTGTTGATATTACTAAACGTCATTATGAACAGGATGATTATTCAGTATTGCCGCGTGCAATTGCCTGCCGGGAAGCTTTTGAAAATGCAATGGCACTTGATATCGCCATGGGCGGCTCAACCAATACAATTTTACATCTGTTAGCCTGTGCTCAGGAAGCTGAACTGGACTACACAGTAGCCGACATGGATGAAATGTCCCGCCGTATCCCTCAGCTTTGTAAAGTTGCGCCTTCCACTCCTTTGTACCATATGGAAGATGTACACCGTGCGGGTGGTGTGATGGCTATTTTAGGGGAATTGGACCGTGCGGGTTTATTAAACAGTGATATTCCAACTATCCTTAGCCCGACCATGAAAGAGCAGTTGGCAAAATACGATATTATGCAAACTGACGATCCAAAAATCATTGATTTTTATCGTGCCGGGCCCGCTGGTATTCGTACGGTAAAACCCTTCAGTCAGTCTTGTCGCTGGGATACCGTTGATAATGATCGCGCAGCAGGTTGCGTACGTTCACTGGAGCATGCTTTTAGTACTGAAGGTGGTCTTGCGGTGTTATTTGGAAATATGGCCGTTGACGGTGCCGTGGTTAAAACTGCTGGCGTTGATAATGATAATCTTACCTTTACCGGTCCGGCTAAAATATACGAAAGCCAGGATACTGCGGTAGCCGCTATTTTAGGGGGTAAAGTCGTCGAAGGTGATGTAGTTGTTATCCGTTATGAAGGCCCTCAAGGTGGCCCGGGTATGCAGGAAATGCTTTATCCAACCAGTTACCTGAAATCCATGGGACTCGGCAAAAAATGTGCATTAGTTACCGATGGCCGTTTCTCCGGGGGTACCTCGGGACTGTCAATCGGTCACGCTTCACCAGAAGCCGCCGCCGGTGGTGTTATTGGTCTGATTGAGGATGGCGATATTATCGATATCAATATTCCAACACGGACAATGGACTTAAAAGTATCTGACGAAATATTAGCTGAACGTCGTATCGCAATGGATATTCATGGCTGGAAACCCGTCAGCCGTGAACGCCACGTGTCAACGGCACTAAAAGTTTATGCTTTAATGGCAACCTCTGCCGATAAAGGCGCAATACGCGATATAAGCAAGCTGAAATAG
- the rbsA gene encoding ribose ABC transporter ATP-binding protein RbsA has translation MNQPILELKDIHKSFPGVKALDNACLNVYPGKVMALLGENGAGKSTLMKVLTGIYALDQGEVRYENNKVNFAGPRESQEAGIGIIHQELNLIPELTIAENIFLGREITNAFGGIKWSVMFDEADALLQRLNVKHKSSQLLGDLSLGEQQMVEIAKALSFKSKVIIMDEPTDALTDTETASLFKVINELRDAGYGIVYISHRLKEIFEICDDITVLRDGKFIVERKVSEIDEDTLIELMVGRRLDEQYPRIDSVNGTTCLEVKNLSAADIHNVNFSLNHGEILGVSGLMGAGRTELMKVIYGALKRDSGELLLEGQSIHAHTPQQGLDYGIAYISEDRKGDGLVLGLSVKENMSLCALKQFSKGIQLDHQAETIAVEDFIGLFNIKTPSMDQIIGNLSGGNQQKVAIAKGLMTKPKVLILDEPTRGVDVGAKKEIYQLINQFKAEGMSIILVSSEMPEVLGMSDRIIVMHQGRISGEFNHADADQEKLMACAVGKVSNEVAA, from the coding sequence ATGAATCAGCCAATTTTAGAACTAAAAGACATTCATAAATCATTCCCAGGCGTAAAAGCCCTTGATAATGCGTGTTTAAATGTTTATCCCGGTAAAGTCATGGCGTTATTAGGGGAAAATGGTGCGGGTAAATCAACTTTAATGAAAGTATTAACCGGTATTTACGCGCTTGATCAAGGTGAAGTGCGTTATGAAAACAACAAAGTTAATTTTGCTGGACCCCGAGAGTCACAGGAGGCGGGCATTGGTATTATTCATCAGGAGTTGAACCTGATTCCAGAATTAACCATTGCTGAGAATATTTTTCTTGGGCGTGAAATAACCAATGCTTTTGGCGGCATTAAGTGGTCTGTTATGTTCGACGAAGCTGATGCTTTGCTGCAGCGTTTAAATGTAAAACATAAATCCTCACAGCTACTCGGTGATCTTAGTCTCGGTGAGCAGCAGATGGTTGAAATAGCCAAAGCACTGTCGTTTAAATCCAAAGTTATTATTATGGATGAGCCGACAGATGCATTAACGGATACGGAAACGGCGTCCCTGTTTAAAGTGATTAACGAATTACGGGACGCGGGTTACGGCATTGTTTATATTTCACATCGCTTAAAAGAGATTTTTGAGATTTGTGATGATATCACCGTGTTACGTGACGGAAAATTTATTGTAGAGCGCAAAGTGTCAGAGATAGATGAGGATACCTTAATCGAATTAATGGTTGGACGGCGATTAGATGAGCAGTATCCCCGTATAGACAGTGTAAATGGTACTACTTGTTTAGAGGTGAAAAACTTATCGGCTGCTGATATTCATAATGTTAATTTTTCTCTTAATCACGGTGAAATATTGGGTGTTTCAGGTTTAATGGGAGCGGGACGCACTGAACTGATGAAGGTGATTTATGGTGCATTAAAACGCGACTCAGGTGAACTGCTTTTAGAAGGACAATCTATTCATGCTCACACTCCGCAGCAGGGGCTTGATTATGGTATTGCTTATATCTCCGAAGACCGTAAAGGTGATGGACTGGTTCTTGGATTATCCGTTAAAGAAAATATGTCACTTTGTGCATTAAAACAGTTTTCAAAAGGGATACAGCTGGATCACCAGGCAGAAACAATCGCTGTTGAAGACTTCATCGGTTTATTTAATATTAAAACCCCGTCAATGGATCAAATTATCGGTAATTTATCCGGTGGTAATCAGCAAAAAGTCGCGATTGCTAAGGGATTAATGACTAAGCCCAAAGTATTGATTCTGGATGAACCGACTCGGGGTGTGGATGTCGGTGCTAAAAAAGAGATCTATCAACTTATTAACCAATTTAAAGCGGAAGGGATGAGTATTATTCTGGTTTCTTCTGAAATGCCCGAGGTACTCGGTATGAGCGATCGTATTATTGTAATGCATCAAGGTCGAATCAGCGGTGAATTTAACCACGCAGATGCTGATCAGGAAAAACTAATGGCTTGTGCTGTTGGTAAAGTCAGCAACGAGGTAGCAGCATGA
- the ilvG gene encoding acetolactate synthase 2 catalytic subunit — MNGAHSVVQALKQQNVTQVFGYPGGAIMPLYDALYDGGVEHLLCRHEQGAAMAAIGYARATGKTGVCIATSGPGATNLITGLADALLDSIPIVAITGQVASHLIGTDAFQEVDVLGLSLACTKHSFMVPSAEQLGPIIEQAFQIAQSGRPGPVLIDIPKDIQLADAVIHHLTQTESDSKPLDNSLLRKARSMIRAAAKPLVYVGGGVGMAGAVTELRSFLKKSKIPSVCTLKGIGCIPYNSDYFLGMVGMHGSKAANIAIQECDLLIAVGARFDDRVTGKLEEFAPHAKVIHLDVDAAEIDKLRVVELAMSDDLKLILPSIETTSSILNWRTHVAKMKVDFANRYDHPGGAIFAPALLRQIAKIMPRDTVICSDVGQHQMWVAQHMFVDRPENHISSSGLGTMGFGIPAAVGAQMARPDDTVIAVSGDGSFMMNVQELGTIKRGKLPIKIVLIDNQRLGMVRQWQQLFFDGRYSETILSDNPDFVTLASAFDIPGETIVAKSQIHDALTRLLNSKGAYLLHVSISETENVWPLVPPGAANHKMMESLE; from the coding sequence ATGAATGGTGCCCACTCTGTCGTTCAGGCATTAAAGCAGCAAAACGTAACGCAAGTTTTTGGTTATCCTGGCGGGGCAATTATGCCCTTGTATGATGCACTCTATGATGGCGGTGTGGAACATCTTCTCTGCCGTCATGAACAAGGTGCGGCAATGGCCGCTATCGGTTATGCACGCGCAACCGGGAAAACTGGAGTCTGTATAGCCACTTCAGGCCCAGGCGCAACCAACCTGATAACAGGACTTGCAGATGCATTATTAGATTCAATTCCCATTGTCGCTATCACCGGTCAAGTGGCCAGCCATTTAATTGGCACCGATGCTTTTCAGGAAGTTGATGTACTGGGCCTTTCTTTAGCCTGTACCAAACATAGTTTTATGGTACCAAGCGCAGAACAGTTAGGGCCGATAATTGAGCAGGCGTTTCAAATTGCTCAGTCGGGCCGCCCCGGTCCCGTCCTAATAGATATTCCCAAGGATATTCAACTTGCAGATGCGGTTATCCATCACTTGACACAGACCGAAAGCGACTCAAAACCCTTAGATAATTCATTGCTGAGAAAGGCAAGGTCAATGATTCGAGCGGCCGCTAAACCCCTTGTCTATGTAGGGGGTGGTGTCGGTATGGCCGGCGCTGTCACAGAATTACGCAGTTTCCTTAAAAAATCTAAAATTCCCAGTGTCTGTACATTAAAAGGCATTGGCTGTATTCCCTATAACTCCGATTATTTTCTCGGCATGGTGGGAATGCACGGCAGTAAGGCGGCCAATATAGCCATTCAAGAGTGCGACCTGCTGATTGCTGTTGGCGCGCGATTTGACGATCGGGTTACCGGAAAACTAGAAGAATTTGCTCCCCATGCAAAAGTTATCCACCTTGATGTCGATGCCGCCGAAATAGATAAGTTACGGGTGGTTGAGCTGGCCATGAGTGATGATTTGAAATTAATTTTACCGTCAATAGAAACCACCTCCAGCATACTCAACTGGCGAACTCACGTCGCCAAAATGAAAGTGGATTTTGCAAATCGTTATGACCATCCCGGAGGAGCTATTTTTGCTCCCGCCCTGCTTAGACAAATCGCAAAAATAATGCCTAGAGACACGGTTATCTGTAGTGACGTAGGGCAGCATCAGATGTGGGTTGCACAGCATATGTTTGTCGATCGTCCTGAAAACCATATTTCCAGTTCAGGTTTGGGGACTATGGGTTTTGGAATTCCAGCAGCTGTTGGCGCACAAATGGCGAGACCTGATGATACCGTTATTGCGGTTTCAGGTGATGGTTCATTTATGATGAATGTACAGGAACTTGGGACTATCAAACGTGGCAAACTACCAATTAAAATCGTTCTGATTGATAATCAGCGCTTAGGGATGGTACGTCAATGGCAGCAGTTGTTTTTTGATGGCCGCTATAGTGAAACGATTTTAAGCGATAATCCAGATTTTGTGACTCTGGCAAGTGCCTTTGATATTCCCGGCGAAACTATTGTGGCAAAATCGCAGATCCACGATGCATTGACCAGACTGCTTAACAGTAAAGGTGCCTATTTGTTACATGTGTCTATTTCAGAAACAGAGAATGTCTGGCCATTGGTGCCACCGGGCGCTGCAAATCACAAAATGATGGAGAGTTTAGAATGA